CAAGGACGGCGGAAGCGCCTCCACAGGCGAGGGCGACATGTCGGCCAGCAACCGGCGCCCGCGCGGCCGCCCCGCCGGATCCAAGAACAAGGCGAAGCCGCCGATCATCATCTCCCGCGACagcgccaacgccctccggaCCCACGTCATGGAGGTCGCCGACGGCAGCGACATCATGGACGCCGTCGCCAGCTTCGCCCGCACCCGCCAGCGCGGCGTCTGCATCATGAGCGGCACCGGCAACGTCACCAACGTCACCCTCAGGCAGCCCGGCTCCCCCGGGGGCGGCGCTGTGGTCACGCTGCACGGCCGCTTCGAGATCCTCTCCCTGGCGGGGTCCTTCCTGCCCCCGCCCGCCCCGCCTGCTGCCACGGGGCTGACCGTCTACCTGGCGGGCGGGCAGGGGCAGGTGGTCGGGGGCAGCGTGGCCGGGCAGCTGCTGGCGTCCGGGCCGGTCATAATCATGACGGCGTCGTTTAGCAACGCGGCGTATGAGAGATTGCCGCTTGAGAATGAGGAGAGTAATGGAATACAAGGGCAGGGGAATTCGCCGCCGCAGATTATGGCGGACCCGTCGTTGTTTCAAGGGATGCCGCCGCCGAATCTGCTCAACACGTTGCAGATGCCCAATGAGGAGTTTTGGGCCACCGGAAGGCCGCCGTTTTGAATTTCAGGTAGCTTTTTTCTTGACAATTTGAatacatctttttttttctccaacgGTCAATGCAGTAAACGGTAGGTGACTGGTCAAATAGTTTGCTCTCGTGGACAGGGATCGAACCCCTGACCTAATCCTTTGAAACGGGCACTCTCTTTTATTCCTTTTCACTGTTACCAGTCTTTCCTTCGATTagggtttttatttttcctggTTATGATTTGTAATAGAGATATTGACACATTATGTGGGGAAGAAATCTCAAATCAAATTGTGAGTTTGCAATTTCCCACAGGCCGCAGTTAGAGCAAGATCTGAGAAATTGGAAAATGGGATCTAATTCTAATACTTCATTTGTGTTTAATGTTAAACAAATGTGTTTTGAGGTGAGCATGCAAATTCGAACAGAAGGGTCAGAGTTAAGATTTGTATTGTAGAGGTGGAGCATATAATGGATCTAGTGAGggttaaattaaaaatgatctCGAGATTCTCCAGTTTAGACCTAATCATAGTGTCACTTACCGCAAATCTGGTTAGTTGAATAATCATAGTAATCCGTGAGGTTACTGTGTCCTGAAGTAACACATGCTTACAAAGAAGAAAGCTTCATTAAAGCAATTGAatctttcaaaatatttcatgagatgaaaattgaattcacttgtattatattgaattcaaaatttatacttCATCTGTCCCTTCCCTTGCTAAGTgattcatattcttttttgggatatcccaagataagtgagtcatttcattttcaacaatttctcTCTTAGCAAGGGTCGGTAAGAGTAGTactaaaatccaaaaaaaatcgAATCAAATCATAAATTTCAGTTTGGTTCAAATTGGATATTAAATTTTTCGGGTAATTTGCTAACCCTAGATCGAGAGAATTCAAGATGGGGTGTTGGAGTGCACGTGTGCAGTTATGAGGAGAAGCTCCTTTTCAAGgcaaaattacaaaaaccATATGACAGCAGGGACAATGTGAGCGTTATTTCCGGATTTCTTCAAATCTAAGTGTTTTTATAAGTGAAGAATTAAATGAGGAGACCATAGTCTGATCAGATTCTTTGAACTCGaacaaaaataacttaaaatatttGCACTTACTTACTTCCTCAACGTGCCATACCCCACATGTGTAGGTACCATTTTCAAAGCTTATCCATACTCTTAATTAACAGTTCCAAGATTTGGATTGTAActttcttttccctttttatttcactacataatttttaatctatgaatttcactaattttcaagataattttacaattagGAAACACCTCCCTCTATTCATATGCTCGATAGAAAACCCATACTCTAATCACAATAGAAAACATATCTCACcaatgaaacaaattaaatctgAAATATAGTAGGAGTTAATTGACTTCATAATTAAcattagttatatatataatgtagtATCAACTTTATGTCTATCTAACTTTTGTAAGTAGGGAATGTCACCTGGTCTCTCACTCTTAGATTAGGGGGCAATCTCGTTTTTACTCGCAATTCATTGCattaatttcatcttctttctaTGTTGTTATTTAGATTATTGAGCTTCAAAGTTCTTCAAGGTAATGTTGAATCGACTTTGAGAATGActgactatatatataagagaAACAAAACTAACCaacacttattaaaaataaaaatttgtgtgttttatttaattctattatgggcttaaattaaattcgaaACCTTCAGATTGAACTAAAATCCTTTTTTTCTCATGTAAGTTGATAGTTAAATATTTACAGAATTTATAAATgcagtaattaaatattggagtattatatttcaaCAAAATGTTTGTAGGCCAACGTTTAGCACAATTTCCTTCCAACCATAGATCAGTATTCGACTCCCCGAAAATAAATGCTTAAATTGATTCGAATATTACTTCTTACTTGATGGTTAACCAATTAAGTGGTCGATAATAACTAACCGTTTAATAGGTTAACTGATTCTTATTTTGGTTCAACTCTAATTTCTTACGGGAACAGGGTAGTGTTCAGATGTGTCATGgcaaaattaatgtaaattatgaAACCTgtaaaattagtgaaattaaaataataaaatataatgagcaaaattttagaatatttttggtGTGGACTATTATTTGGGCTGTGTTATTACTTAGGCCCGGATGATTTACTTGGGCTGAGCCCAACTTACTTACTAGAGCTTACATGATGCTGCCACGTGTCCTCTCTCCTGGATCATGCTTCTGCACCGTTGGATGTTGGGTTGTGTTTGTTATTGTGAGAGCCGACTCTTTGAGTCTCATTCACTGtttaatctctctctctacactcGATTCAGTATATTCTCTCTCCCTTTTTGCTTCTTCTCCGATGAGTCTCTGGCCATCTCTTGGTGATCTCTCGCGGTTCTTTGAGTGGTAGATCTTTTGTGAGTACTGGAGAAAGCAATCTCTTCGATTGCTTGTGTGCCGGAGAAGAACTAGGGTTTGTGGGACTTGAAGGTTCTGTTCTGAGATTTCGTTCGGTGGAACCTGATCTGGTGTGAGGAGGACTTGTGGTGAAGGCATCGGTGGTGTGAGGGTGAACTCTAGTCGGTCCAGTTGTGCTCCCTTGGATCTTGTTCTGGTAGAATAGATCAGTGTGGTTGTGGCGGGTTCTGAGCCAATATTCCTCGATCTATTGTTGTATTCTTTGTTCTTAGTTAGTAATCTATGTTTAGATCCGAGAGGATCCTTCTTGCTATTACTAACTGGTTTATTAAGTGTGCAGATTATGGAGCTTGCAAGGATACTAGCATAGATCTATACCAGATTTTGTAATAGCTAGGGTTTCTATTTCTTGTGCTTAATCTGTAATACTTTGGTTCCTTTGTAACATCAGCCGCGTGGGTGAGAGTTTGGCTGAGCTCtcttgtacaagaacaaaAAGGTAtcggtaattagtgaatctagACTAATCCGATCCCTACAATaccataattataaattatgtaaaagtaaaataattgaatttgcaATTGTGTGTGTGTCAGTATTAACTACCACTTTGACGATTTTCCGAATAAATTTACAAGAATTTgaacaattttagttttaatttttaaacataTCTCTTACCTTGAAagtcaattaattattgatgaaGGTGTTTCCAATCCAAGGGTATTAGATTTTAGCAAATATTTGGTGTGAAATAAAGATTGTGAATTATCAACAAGACCATCTTTAATCATCTCTTTGAACATGATATATGTGCAATCTGAAACTCACTAAGTCCTTTTTAGTTGGGGCATTTGGTGAGGGAGTATTACTCTTGGAATCaatttgttaaatattctGCCACCTCAATCCTCACCCATccccaatttttctttttctctttttatttatttttcacgaTTCCCATCTTTTTTATGAAAGGGAAACatcagaaattaaaaataaagattaaaatataataaggaaaagtaaattaaaagtgaaataattaAGAGTACAAGAAATGAAAGTAATGTTGTGTTCATGGGTTAGGAGCTTCAGAAGAAGAAATCCCCTATAAACAAAAACTATATGTACAATAACTAAGGCTTAATTATCATAGTTATTATGTAATCACCTCAATTAATAACACACATAATCGTTGGGTGTATTAGTAGAGATAGTATGGAGTATAGAACATAACTCGCCCTCATACATGActcgtactccctccgttccatagcaATTAAGGCGTTTCTTTCTGACacgtaatttaaaaaaaaattgtattaagtgagttaatataagaaagaataaagtagaaaatgaaaacataactCGCCCTCAGACATAACTCGTACTCCCTCCAGTTAAGGCGTTTCTTTCTGACAcgtaatttaagaaaaaattgtattaagtAAGTTAATAtaaggaagaataaagtagaaaatgaaaaaaaaggtaaaagagataaaaaaaaaaaaaaggaatagaGTAAGACAGAGTATTTGCATTAAcaccacacaaaaaatataaaaaatgaatttgagtttagtgtatgcttggagaagatttctacaccaaaactcatttttggatATATAGTTGGAGAtggtataaaaaaatgaattacttCATTGTTACGAACCTACCAAATTTGCAAAATGACCTCGTTACTCGAAATtgagggagggagtattactttacTCTAACAATTGAAAATCCAACAGGTAAAGAAATGGAAGTACAGAAGAAATAAGATAACGTTTGAGTTTGATATTTTGgcgatttatttttatatagtagtatgagTAAACGAAGAAGCCTGTGTTCCCATAAATTCTGCCGTTTCTCTGACTAATTCTTCGTGTAGAAATTCCGGCTGAATTGGATTACACATGAATAGAGAGGATAAATAAAGTTGCCATATTCTGCAGTTGCTGCTGAAAACTGAAATCTCTCGCTCACTCTCCTTAATTTTCAGTTTGATTGCGGCaccaattttattgattaagaGATTAGTCCGTCGGCGTGACATGACTCACAATGCTGGCGATTACGTGAAATTGGAGGGTGGCGGGGCCCAGTGCCAGCCGGAAACGTCGACGTCTGATTGTTGCGATGACGGAGGGTGGTTGTGGTCTCTGTGGTGGTGGGCGAAATTGCTGCTCGTGGTCTTATTTGTTGCCGTGTTGGGTGCGGTTTTCTTCAAATGGATCGGGCccttttttatggataaggtTAAATTTGGTTATGATATATCCAcaaaaatgaagtttttttcCTCGTATATTTCACTGAATGCAGggtttttttgtgttgttcTGCTGTTGCATAAATTTCACCAgtgtgttttctttttctttttttattgatatctCATCTTTGTGGTTTCATGCTGATATTTCCCTGTGGTGTTTACTCTCAAATGTTAATTCAAATTCTAGCATTTAAGTTATCAATGTAAGTGTGAGCAATGtagttatttttagttagatAAAAGTCCTAATGGAGCTCTTATTTAAGTTTAGAATGAGAGACTCTTTTCATTCTATCAGTGTTATACTATATGCTATGCAGTTATTGATAATAAGTAAGTTCTTGCTCTGTTGTATTGACAagttattgttattttacGATCAACATAATGGTTGGAAACTGATCTTTTTGTGCTTACATTACATGGACCCTGTAGTTGAGCATCTATCTGGAGTaatataaatgcaataaatgattttttaactAGTCTGATGCGATTGTTTACATCGTCTACTGAAAGATGTCATAGGATCTCAAGATAAGGCCATTTTAGCTGTAGAAAGTCATGTTAGATGCAATTGTTTATCCCAGAAATGTTTTTCATCGCAGTGTTTTATCCTAACATTGTTACCCTGGTTAAGGATAGTATTCATAATGACCATTTCATAAGCTGGGAGCTGATTGGATATCATTCATAcgttttcacaatatttatccTAATATTATCACCCTGGTTATGTTCTAACTGAATGTGCTTTGTTCGTTTACCAGGAAATCATCCCCATGATAAAATGGGAGCAGAGAGCTTTCAGCACAGCTATTTTAGGAGTCATAGTGTTTGCTTCTCTGGCGATATTCCCTGTATTTCTTATACCTTCTACACCATCCATGTGGGTTGCCGGGATGACTTTTGGTTATGGTTATGGTTTTCTGATGATCATTGGTGGTGTTTCGATTGGCAGTTCTGTTCCTTATTTCATTGGTTCTTTATTCTACCATAGAATTCATGTATGGCAATTTCACTTGAGCATTTCTCTTCTGCTATGGTTTTTACAATCAACAATAAGAATGTACGTCATATCTTCTCACACGCAGGTATGGCTACAAAGGCACCCAAAGCGAGCTTCTATCATAAGACTAGCTGGCGAGGGAAACTGGTTTAGTCAGTTTCGAGCTGTTTCTTTGATTAGGATTTCCCCTTTTCCATATGTCATATATAACTACTGCGCTGTGGCTACGGATGTCAAATATGTTCCTTATTTGTTGGGGACTGTGGTGGGAATGGTGCCAGAAATATTTGTTGCACTTTACACGTGAGACCTTGGTTCCCTGCTCTCTCtctgtgtgtgcgtgtgtctGCGAAAATCTATGGACTTTGTTACTATctttcaaagaaaatatgcaaCGTAAATAGAGTTGAAGATTTTTTTGGTATCTAGACTCTCTACTATAGCACAGTGTGTTAAGTACTGCCAATCACAGTCTATGTATGTTAAACTTGTAATTGTCAATTCTTAATCGGTCTCATTATGTATGATTATTCTGTCTTTTCCCATGAAGATTACATGATTTTGAATCCATGTAACCTCTTCAGAAATTAGGCTGTGAAGAACCTATTGTGCTCTGTACTTCACACCACATACTATAAAAAGTTTGATGTCAATTTTCTTCTGATCAAAATATTGTTTGCTTTCCTTGTTGCATGATTATATGCACTCTATGATTCCCGTCTCCTGTTCCTTTGATGAGATTGTAAATCTTTGTACTGAGTCTCCTGTTTTCCATCTATGCATTTGTTACGTGTCCAAGGTGTGCCTTATACACGGGTGTGTTTAGGCGGCGAAACTTAAAATTCCAAggcattttcaaattattgaGCATTTTGTTTATCATGGTTGTTATGGAGCTAGTTTTTGGAGGTGAAGCACATGAATATTTTGAGAGGAAAGTGAAGAGGTGACTCTTCACATATAACTACATCATGTGATAAATTGGGGTGGAGAACATTGTTAATCTACATAGaatgatttatatattagtgTGTGGCAGGAGGAGTATGTTTCTTATATGTGGTGCTTGGTGTGTGTAGGGGCATCCTGATTAAAACATTAGCTGATGCTTCACAAGATCGGAAGTCTCTGTCAGTTTCGCAGATTGTGATGAATGTGGCCGGGTTTTGCATCAGCGTGAGCGCGACTGTAGCAGTGACGTGGTACGCAAAGAGGCGACTGAAGGAGCTGCAGATGCGAGAGGAGCTTTTGTTGCAGTGAATGCGTTTTGTAATCATACTACAAGATTTTGGATTGTTAGAGGCGATATGCAGATGAAGGCCTAAAGATGAATCAACTACAATGTCCTTCTACatgtaaaatatttcaaaccaTGTTAATTGTAGTGAGATAAATTTTACAAAGAATATTACTCTATGGAGTATATTGTAGAATGTAAATTTTCACGTTTTCATTGGATGCATGTAAATTCTTTCCCTTCTAACTTCCCAATTTTggcataaaaatatgataagcTCTTGAAATATTCTTTATCcataattgaagaaataacACAGCAAAGATCAGAACATTGGGATGTTTGACTGTCAGCTTTTTGTACAACTACATAATAAATTCTAGGAAGGTACACAAAGCAAACAACAGTCtgatcaatttaattaaagttcAATGTAAGTTGCCTAAATACATGTTGAAATGAGGATAAGTTTGAATGACATGAATAAATACTTGTGACGATTATTATTTAAGTTGTTGAtgttaattcaaatatattttaactGAGAAATTAGATTTCAACTCTTCTGTCAGACTGTCACTACGCttaattaatatgtatttTACATATAGATAACTTGCTTCCAGTGAAGaatcacttttctttatttacgCAATTTTTTATGCAAAGAATCATTATTTGTTAGCATCATATTTCAATAGTATGATATTTAGCAACAAGcatatagattaattaatacatATTGATAACTTGAAGTGAAGAATAATTAAGAACTTAAAAGacaaaagtaaaatacaaaatcgAGACATTCTTGTCTCAAGAATCGAACCAGCGTACTTATTTGCCTCAAAACAAGAATTACGAAAGTAACTAGAGGAAAGAATGACACACAAAGCATTACGTCCGTACattcatactccctctattcTTTGTCAATTGAGGCACTTCTTtattactctcttcgttccttcatagtcgagttattttttcatttcgggaagttccctcatagttgagtcatttccatttatagtaattttttcctctctcttactttactctctcttactttattctctctactttattcactttttactttattctctctaccttttttctctttcttacttttttatctatttatttaacacactcaacattcatttcttaaactccgtgccgaaaagtttcacctcaactatgagggaacggagggagtatatgaagATTAAGATTATTGTGTTAAATGGATGAtgattaaagtaagagagatgaagaatgttaatttttgccaaaattataaataactaaattattttgaaattttccaaaatataaaaagtaaataggtGTAGTTAAAAAGTACTAAGATAGAGTGACACAAGAGAGAAACCTGCAAATTGGTGACGAAAATAGTGGATGTATTGTGAGACAGTGAGAATTAGAACTCGAGATTTGAACCAATTCTAATTTGCAAGcgtaaaaaaacacaaatcaaaTAGAGGAAAGAAGCAACgcaaaaagagaaaaaaatcacGATATCagaaaaattacattaaatttatgCACTTCACGTTGAATTCCATGAATGTGctttcacagttatggtttacacaaaatacattTACGATATCCTAGCACAATCCATGCTTAACTAGAGCGAGTAACACAAGTATTGCCGATGCGGCACAAAGTAGATTAAACACTAAGGCCCTACTTGATATGATGGAATGAAATGGGGGAATGAAATGACATTCCTATATTCATTCCATTCTTTTgcttgataaatttttttagaaatcaCCATTCCATCCATTTAGCTAAGGAATGGTCATTctattccatttcattttcctttcttcttattttaatatcattacaattttatactacaaaattaaaatttaaatatttttaataattgaaaatccACACGCACAGTAACACATATGTGAGCAAACACTATCACCACAtatgcacacacacaacaccacatatacacacacaccGCCATACGTACATACACACCACCAAATGGAGTATTTGGCAAAAAtagttttgaataaatattttttttgatagaatcaacatattaattattcatatttcattccattccatttctatattatttgtagttattaaacataagaatgaAATCAATGAAGGAATAacaattccattccatttgCATTCCTTGTGCTTACCAAGCACAAGAATGGAATGATATTGTAATTCAATTCCCATCTCCATTCCATTCTCATCTCCATTCCCctcctcattccattccattatACCAAGAAGCCCCTAAGGGATTTTTTGgcatgatggaatggaataagAAGAGAATGGAATAAAGATGAGAAAGGAGGAtgggaatggaatgaagattCCATTTCATTCATGTGCTTGGTGAATGTAAGGAATACAAGTGGAAAagaattgtgtagtgtgtgtaaaTTATGTATAGTGTGTTTggtgtgtgcaatgtgtgtagTATGTGTATGCaatatgtgtgtagtgtggatttttttttaataattaaaaattatgtattttaattttattataaaaattaaaaactataaaattgagtgatattgaatttaaatataatataacatattttataattttgttaaaatctaaaatactccctccgtccgcaaaCAGGAGTcacgtttttccattttactccgttcgcgaataagagtccccgttcacttttaccataaatggtaatagggtcccaccttccactaactcattccactcacattttatttaaaactaatatatataaaagtggacccctattccactaacttttttctactcacttttcataacatttcttaaaacccgtgtcacccatgaatgagactcctaatggcggacggagggagtaagtgaTAAAGATCCATGTAAtttatgatccatttcccaaggaaTTATCCAATGATGCTTGATCTAGGTATTTTTGTGAgtctattttcaatttctcaacacaaagcaaaagataataaaagatccaaccaacaaaaattgaatctaaacaagaatgGATTGTAGATTAGAGATGGAAAACATGTGtataatgataagataaaagaGTTATGACCATAGGACCTTGACCAAAAGAATGGAAACAACCCTAGGCAACTTTCAATAGCTCTATCACcccttggctccactactcaatggatacactccattgatgcatacctctacttgaatcaatttatgaaattgagaCAAGCAAtcttcaaggaaggaattagATACAATCCTCAGAGAGAAAAACTCACTAAGGAGATAACTTTAATTCAATCACAATCTACCAAATGAAATGACATCaaaaggtatttatactaagggtccaaaaatagcaaattggcccacaaaatctaagtATCGGCATATTCGCCCTGCCC
The nucleotide sequence above comes from Salvia hispanica cultivar TCC Black 2014 chromosome 5, UniMelb_Shisp_WGS_1.0, whole genome shotgun sequence. Encoded proteins:
- the LOC125186865 gene encoding AT-hook motif nuclear-localized protein 26-like, whose translation is MDHFNTRDHFNLQHQFHHNSEDEQGDSPGLNMGLNRDGGNTDSATKDGGSASTGEGDMSASNRRPRGRPAGSKNKAKPPIIISRDSANALRTHVMEVADGSDIMDAVASFARTRQRGVCIMSGTGNVTNVTLRQPGSPGGGAVVTLHGRFEILSLAGSFLPPPAPPAATGLTVYLAGGQGQVVGGSVAGQLLASGPVIIMTASFSNAAYERLPLENEESNGIQGQGNSPPQIMADPSLFQGMPPPNLLNTLQMPNEEFWATGRPPF
- the LOC125187338 gene encoding transmembrane protein 64-like yields the protein MTHNAGDYVKLEGGGAQCQPETSTSDCCDDGGWLWSLWWWAKLLLVVLFVAVLGAVFFKWIGPFFMDKEIIPMIKWEQRAFSTAILGVIVFASLAIFPVFLIPSTPSMWVAGMTFGYGYGFLMIIGGVSIGSSVPYFIGSLFYHRIHVWLQRHPKRASIIRLAGEGNWFSQFRAVSLIRISPFPYVIYNYCAVATDVKYVPYLLGTVVGMVPEIFVALYTGILIKTLADASQDRKSLSVSQIVMNVAGFCISVSATVAVTWYAKRRLKELQMREELLLQ